The following DNA comes from Thunnus thynnus chromosome 3, fThuThy2.1, whole genome shotgun sequence.
TGGCTGGGTGAGTTTCAGCTGCAGTTCTACACCACCCACTTCCTCACCGCGGGATATGATCTAGACACCATTAGCCGCATGACCCCTGAGGTAAGGTCATGACCCCTGACCCCCTCACGCCCCGCCCCTTGTTTGTCAAGGCTCCGCCCAGCACAGCTCTCAAATCAGCTCCCCACTGACctggatgatgtcatcatgaccCTCCTGTCTCTGTCACCTGACCCCCCGGTGTGAGTCCTGAGCCTCAGCCAGTCACTTCTCATACTCTGTCTGCTTCATTTACATACCCGTGTTCACACATGGCTGTGTGCTCCAGTCTGTGCTCGCTGTAAACGCTACTCTGTTTGTCCTTGAGTGTGTTTCAAGTGCCATTGTGTGtaagtgtatatgtatatatatatatatatatgtgtgtgtgtgtgtgtgtgtgtgtactgaagCAGACGCAGTGGTATGACGTAAATCCCCTAAGGGCAGGGGACTCTCATCAGAGATTATCCAAAGCAGAATATTCCTGAAGGCACATCACATGCATCTTATGTAGAAATGTCAGACGTATGCATAAaattgtttacatttaaaaggaaaaaaacatctacGGTGGTTGTGGTGAATTTCTGATGCGACTAAGTTTGCTTTGCTTTGAAGGACCTGACAGGGATTGGGGTCATGAAGCCTGGACATCGGAAGAAGTTAACATCAGAGATCAGCAAGCTGCCCTCCACAGACTGGCTGCCAGACCACAAGCCTGTAAGGCTCTCACGTGTACTATACAAACTAGAATAAAGGGGATGTATTGAATTTTGgtggctgcacacacacaagcttaaGTGAACAAgcctttttttattcatctctgtgtgtttgtgtgtttttaggcCAATCTGGCAGACTGGCTGTCTCACCTGGGTCTTAGTCAGTACTACCAGGTTCTGGTGCAGAATggatatgaaaatattgactTCATTTCTGACATCAGCCTCGAGGATCTGCAAGAGATCGGCATTACTAAGCTTGGTAAGCTTAGCACAGCCACACCATTAATATTGGACATGAGATTTAATTGGTGCAGCAGTGGGATACAGTAACATAATTTATGATTTTAGCATTATGAAGTTTGTTGAGATACTTTACATCTAAGTGTGTTCCAACTTAAaagacattttgtgaaatgcaATCTTTGCTTCCCCAgtatgatatactgtatttcacGTTGGAACAGGATTTTGAGTCATGACAAAAGAAGGAAGtgtcaaaattaatttaattaacaaGGTGTTTCACGCCTACTAGTGCAGGATGAGGTCACTATTAACCACTTATCATATAATTTCCCCCCTTTGTTTCATCTTAAGTAGCTTTAAGGTTTCCTATTATTGTCTTATTCTATACTGTCTGACactatcatatatatattttgtatcaCCATGTTCCAATGAAgttgtgttgtgatatttacactgagtgaaattTTTAAATCAGAGACTCCATGTTTTTTTAAGACTGCACTatccatcaaatggaaatattctagatgTGTTCTGCGTCATTTCATACACATTTTCTCCtaaattcagcctgacatatttggtatctttgaaAACTGTAGGATCTCCACAcaaatttaaagtaaagttctttgggtttgaacaatgttttgcTACATGGCATGAATTCGTATTGACTGGCTCAGCAGTAGGCCACTGCTTAATACGGGCTTAGAGATTCACTTTGACAGTTTTCCAGGTAATTAAAGTGTCCTTTTCACTGTTAATCTCTTTGCTTTGCAGTCTAAATCTATGTTGTTATTCTCTTGCTACCTCACACTATTTTTCCCTTCTTCTCCCCCACATCTCCGCCTCTTCTCAGGCCATCAGAAGAAGCTGATGCTAGGAGTGAGAAGACTGAAAGAgctacagagaggagagagtggcTTGGAGCCTCCTCAGAGCCCCTCTACACCTCCGTCCAGCCCAGGCGGCAGCTCAGAGCCGCGGAGGGAGGCGAGGAAGCAGAGGGACGGCGCTCCCAGCCCCCTGGCCAAACCTCGCCCGGGTCTCACTCATTCACAGACCCCTCCCCACACACCGACGCAAACTCCACCACAAACCCCCCCACACGCTCGCACCCAGCAGGCCTCCCCCAGGGCTCGGCCACGTCCCTCCACCCAGATGGCGGCAGTGGATTCATCGGTGCCGCTGCTCTGCCTGCCcagtgaggaggaagagcgACGGAGAACTCACAGTCTAATTGGCTCAGAAACAGACTCTAGATACGCCACTGTGTGCCGCAGCAGCTCCGCGCGTACTGCTGCGCCTAATGATGTCACTGTTAACCGCAGCCAATCATCTGTCACACTCCGTCCTCGCAGAAAAGGTCGGCCCCCAACGCCACCTAAACGGTCCTGTTCTTCCATTACCGGAGGTGACGGGGAGGGAGAAGGACAGGGGGAGGGGCTTCTAGGGCTGCCAACCTATCGAGAGCGCCGAGCCAGTGACTGCGGCAGCCTTGGATCAGCTCTAAGAGCTCAGGACTCAGCGGGCCTGGAGAGATCAGAGGGGGCCTCTGGGAGTGTGCGCAGCCTCGCCGCCATGCTGGAGACATCCATCGTGGGTGGAGCCAAAACCCTGCCGAGGAATCTGGGAAGCAGCACCAACTACctgcaggtgtttgtgtgtgtgtgtgtgtgtgttcagtgtgggTTGTGAGCATTGCATTTCAAATAGCATATTAGCAAAGAACGTGTAAGTCTGTAACAGTCATGTGTTCTCCAGGTGAGTCCACCTTTACTTCGTCGCCAGGCTGGCTCAGGTGGACTTGGATCCGAGGAGGATGATATCTTAAGTCGACGCAGGACCATCAGCGGACCAGAGGGCCTTCCTGGTGATCAGACTGGCCTTTCACCTCGTCAACTAGCCCAGAAACGTCCAGAGCCCCGACCTCGCTCCATTGTCGTCGCCTCAGTAACAGAAATCACAGACGGCACCGCAACCCTCCGGAGGAAGCCTCGTCCTCTGGCGACAGACTCTGAAGCATCTGCGAATGTGGCTACCACTGTTGTTACGATGACAACTGGTTCTGACACCATACGCAGGAGACCACGCACATCTGAGCATTCAGAAAGTGTCATTCAAAGCAATAACCAATCAGACTCTCCCAGCGGTCAAACAGATAGCAGCTGGAAAAACGGAGGTGAGCCGCAGCAGAACGGCGGCGTGGTCCTGAGGCGGAGGCCGGTGTCTGAGGTCTCTGATAGGACGGAGACCAGCAGGGAGAGCTGTGAGTGGATGGAGGCCAGGAAGTCTTTGAAGCCACCGGTCTCACCCAAACCATCCACAGTCACCCTGAGGAAGGCACAAGCTGACCCCCCAACCCCGACTCGCAGAGTCCCCATACCAGGTCCTGATAATACTGATACGGCACAGAGTCCAGGTGAAATATACATACACGCCTTTGAAGATTTGGCATTCAGTCATAAAATTCTGCTTCTGTGACTGTGTATGTAGTCAGTCAGTATTCATAACACTTTAAAGCCACTATGAGTACATTTTGTGATTACAAAATTATTCTGCCACTGAGGAGTGCCAGAGTCAGACATTTCAAATTCCATATTTAGGAGAGATTGTTAAAACAGTGCAGGGGGCTGCATTGATGGGGCGTGTTGTTTAAGATACCgatgagacaatgaaatatgatccaggacCTCCAGTTGGAAAAGATTTATTGTTTAAAGGCTTAtcaaacaccaaaacactgatCGTTTGTAATATATCATGAGACAGATAACTCTATAAAAGTTATGGTGGCAACTATTTTACCTTTGGTTGGAACGGTGGTATAATTATATGTATTATACCTTTTATACTTGAttatatttattacaaaaaTGCAGTTGTTGCCTCTGTATATTTAAATGACTTCACTCCTGAGAGTGTTCAGTACagcaaacattaaaaactttCATGAATTATTTATGCAGTATGTTAAATCAGTTGTTGATGGTATCAGCAACAGAGTGGCGTTTACTTTATGCATGATAATGTATTACAGATTATTAATTCAAAGTAAGTAGAGATTTAGCAAAACCTTTTCAAATAAATCAGTGTCGTTTGACCTTTTACCACCCACTACCTTTTGGGAATGGTCTGCCTCAGgtataaaacaaattatttttgatCGTTTGACGCTTGTGATGAATTTggacataatgtttttttaagaataatGACATTGTTTGGACAGACAGCTTTGGAGACATCATATGTTCAGGTTTTAGTTGTATGCTCTGCTATGCATTGTGACTGGAGTATATAGAGTATAATCTATTCATGTTTATATTAAATGTTCCGATTCATGTCACGTCTTATAACGCTAGAAGTTTGTGAATGTTCTCCATAGTGCTGGCATAGTACGGACAAACCGTGGGAGGGAAAAGATTTTTAACATCAGATCCTTAAAGATTGGCTTTATTAATGATCTTTTAactctttcattcacttttgTATGTAGCAACAGTTTCACTGTAGGTCTGGTAGGTGTGTATATGACTACATTGGCCAGTTAAATATAAACTGACATCTTTCTGTCTGACTCTCACCAGAACCGAAGCGTGTCCCTCCTCCTGTATCTCCGAAACCCCGCGGGCCTCCGACAGCACCCAAACCAGGCAAAGCAATAGTAGCTTCAGCTACCATGAGCCCTAGTCCAGTTGCTACCAGCCCAGCTGAAGCCAGCCCCACCCTGGCCCCAAAACCCTCCTCTCCGCCGTCTGCCACCCCTCTTCCAGCTCCCGACACCCCCtctgctccctccctctctccggGACTCCCTCTTACCTCCCCTTCTCCAGCCCAGAGTCCCTCCACCCCCTCGCCACACCCTGTCAAACCCCCT
Coding sequences within:
- the si:dkeyp-9d4.3 gene encoding caskin-1 isoform X3, whose protein sequence is MGKDQELLQAVKTEDLLTAQRLLQRPRPGKAKLLGAAKRVNVNIQDADGLSPLHHAALSGNKELISLLLEAQAAVDIKDHKGMRPLHYAAWQGKTEPMKMLLKAGSSVNGQSDEGQIPLHLSAQHGHYDGSEMLLQHQSNPCISDSAGKTPLDLACEFGRVGVVQLLLSSNMCAAMLEPKPSDPNGVSPLHLAAKNGHIDVIRLLIQAGIDINRQSESGTALHQAALCGKTEVVRLLLDSGISAGVRNTLSQTALDIVNQFTTTQASREIKQLLRDASAAMQVRALKDYCNNYDLTSLNIKAGDIITVLEQHSDGRWKGCIHDNRTGNDRVGYFPSNMVEVIKRAGDHPHHSGSRTAELSPQGSPTLGQQSSTSEDIWVLRKPLAGGDRSGSVGSIGSARSSSSLQSSGNTHVLTTPAPSPHPAPTPGVNTHGLNAPGLNAQAEGVKLLATVLSQSVKAKEHLLEQSQSVEQSTSSSTSTVHEQRSFERKAEEDDGKDLTGIGVMKPGHRKKLTSEISKLPSTDWLPDHKPANLADWLSHLGLSQYYQVLVQNGYENIDFISDISLEDLQEIGITKLGHQKKLMLGVRRLKELQRGESGLEPPQSPSTPPSSPGGSSEPRREARKQRDGAPSPLAKPRPGLTHSQTPPHTPTQTPPQTPPHARTQQASPRARPRPSTQMAAVDSSVPLLCLPSEEEERRRTHSLIGSETDSRYATVCRSSSARTAAPNDVTVNRSQSSVTLRPRRKGRPPTPPKRSCSSITGGDGEGEGQGEGLLGLPTYRERRASDCGSLGSALRAQDSAGLERSEGASGSVRSLAAMLETSIVGGAKTLPRNLGSSTNYLQVSPPLLRRQAGSGGLGSEEDDILSRRRTISGPEGLPGDQTGLSPRQLAQKRPEPRPRSIVVASVTEITDGTATLRRKPRPLATDSEASANVATTVVTMTTGSDTIRRRPRTSEHSESVIQSNNQSDSPSGQTDSSWKNGGEPQQNGGVVLRRRPVSEVSDRTETSRESCEWMEARKSLKPPVSPKPSTVTLRKAQADPPTPTRRVPIPGPDNTDTAQSPEPKRVPPPVSPKPRGPPTAPKPGKAIVASATMSPSPVATSPAEASPTLAPKPSSPPSATPLPAPDTPSAPSLSPGLPLTSPSPAQSPSTPSPHPVKPPRSSIAGLSIDLLGGQEEEERRREEEERRREREQKKHKEQEEERKREEEENLRKEGAKEEVESQVEEEEEAQHRLEETSASLAEALQAVEHKMKQEDTQNDSLSSKKTTVSILDDIGSMFDDLADQLDAMLD
- the si:dkeyp-9d4.3 gene encoding caskin-1 isoform X1; the encoded protein is MGKDQELLQAVKTEDLLTAQRLLQRPRPGKAKLLGAAKRVNVNIQDADGLSPLHHAALSGNKELISLLLEAQAAVDIKDHKGMRPLHYAAWQGKTEPMKMLLKAGSSVNGQSDEGQIPLHLSAQHGHYDGSEMLLQHQSNPCISDSAGKTPLDLACEFGRVGVVQLLLSSNMCAAMLEPKPSDPNGVSPLHLAAKNGHIDVIRLLIQAGIDINRQSESGTALHQAALCGKTEVVRLLLDSGISAGVRNTLSQTALDIVNQFTTTQASREIKQLLRDASAAMQVRALKDYCNNYDLTSLNIKAGDIITVLEQHSDGRWKGCIHDNRTGNDRVGYFPSNMVEVIKRAGDHPHHSGSRTAELSPQGSPTLGQQSSTSEDIWVLRKPLAGGDRSGSVGSIGSARSSSSLQSSGNTHVLTTPAPSPHPAPTPGVNTHGLNAPGLNAQAEGVKLLATVLSQSVKAKEHLLEQSQSVEQSTSSSTSTVHEQRSFERKAEEDDGKKQAVVAWLGEFQLQFYTTHFLTAGYDLDTISRMTPEDLTGIGVMKPGHRKKLTSEISKLPSTDWLPDHKPANLADWLSHLGLSQYYQVLVQNGYENIDFISDISLEDLQEIGITKLGHQKKLMLGVRRLKELQRGESGLEPPQSPSTPPSSPGGSSEPRREARKQRDGAPSPLAKPRPGLTHSQTPPHTPTQTPPQTPPHARTQQASPRARPRPSTQMAAVDSSVPLLCLPSEEEERRRTHSLIGSETDSRYATVCRSSSARTAAPNDVTVNRSQSSVTLRPRRKGRPPTPPKRSCSSITGGDGEGEGQGEGLLGLPTYRERRASDCGSLGSALRAQDSAGLERSEGASGSVRSLAAMLETSIVGGAKTLPRNLGSSTNYLQVSPPLLRRQAGSGGLGSEEDDILSRRRTISGPEGLPGDQTGLSPRQLAQKRPEPRPRSIVVASVTEITDGTATLRRKPRPLATDSEASANVATTVVTMTTGSDTIRRRPRTSEHSESVIQSNNQSDSPSGQTDSSWKNGGEPQQNGGVVLRRRPVSEVSDRTETSRESCEWMEARKSLKPPVSPKPSTVTLRKAQADPPTPTRRVPIPGPDNTDTAQSPEPKRVPPPVSPKPRGPPTAPKPGKAIVASATMSPSPVATSPAEASPTLAPKPSSPPSATPLPAPDTPSAPSLSPGLPLTSPSPAQSPSTPSPHPVKPPRSSIAGLSIDLLGGQEEEERRREEEERRREREQKKHKEQEEERKREEEENLRKEGAKEEVESQVEEEEEAQHRLEETSASLAEALQAVEHKMKQEDTQNDSLSSKKTTVSILDDIGSMFDDLADQLDAMLD
- the si:dkeyp-9d4.3 gene encoding caskin-1 isoform X2, which encodes MGKDQELLQAVKTEDLLTAQRLLQRPRPGKAKLLGAAKRVNVNIQDADGLSPLHHAALSGNKELISLLLEAQAAVDIKDHKGMRPLHYAAWQGKTEPMKMLLKAGSSVNGQSDEGQIPLHLSAQHGHYDGSEMLLQHQSNPCISDSAGKTPLDLACEFGRVGVVQLLLSSNMCAAMLEPKPSDPNGVSPLHLAAKNGHIDVIRLLIQAGIDINRQSESGTALHQAALCGKTEVVRLLLDSGISAGVRNTLSQTALDIVNQFTTTQASREIKQLLRDASAAMQVRALKDYCNNYDLTSLNIKAGDIITVLEQHSDGRWKGCIHDNRTGNDRVGYFPSNMVEVIKRAGSRTAELSPQGSPTLGQQSSTSEDIWVLRKPLAGGDRSGSVGSIGSARSSSSLQSSGNTHVLTTPAPSPHPAPTPGVNTHGLNAPGLNAQAEGVKLLATVLSQSVKAKEHLLEQSQSVEQSTSSSTSTVHEQRSFERKAEEDDGKKQAVVAWLGEFQLQFYTTHFLTAGYDLDTISRMTPEDLTGIGVMKPGHRKKLTSEISKLPSTDWLPDHKPANLADWLSHLGLSQYYQVLVQNGYENIDFISDISLEDLQEIGITKLGHQKKLMLGVRRLKELQRGESGLEPPQSPSTPPSSPGGSSEPRREARKQRDGAPSPLAKPRPGLTHSQTPPHTPTQTPPQTPPHARTQQASPRARPRPSTQMAAVDSSVPLLCLPSEEEERRRTHSLIGSETDSRYATVCRSSSARTAAPNDVTVNRSQSSVTLRPRRKGRPPTPPKRSCSSITGGDGEGEGQGEGLLGLPTYRERRASDCGSLGSALRAQDSAGLERSEGASGSVRSLAAMLETSIVGGAKTLPRNLGSSTNYLQVSPPLLRRQAGSGGLGSEEDDILSRRRTISGPEGLPGDQTGLSPRQLAQKRPEPRPRSIVVASVTEITDGTATLRRKPRPLATDSEASANVATTVVTMTTGSDTIRRRPRTSEHSESVIQSNNQSDSPSGQTDSSWKNGGEPQQNGGVVLRRRPVSEVSDRTETSRESCEWMEARKSLKPPVSPKPSTVTLRKAQADPPTPTRRVPIPGPDNTDTAQSPEPKRVPPPVSPKPRGPPTAPKPGKAIVASATMSPSPVATSPAEASPTLAPKPSSPPSATPLPAPDTPSAPSLSPGLPLTSPSPAQSPSTPSPHPVKPPRSSIAGLSIDLLGGQEEEERRREEEERRREREQKKHKEQEEERKREEEENLRKEGAKEEVESQVEEEEEAQHRLEETSASLAEALQAVEHKMKQEDTQNDSLSSKKTTVSILDDIGSMFDDLADQLDAMLD